ggctcaaaaactactggaccgattttaaaaattctttcaccattcgaaagctacattacccacgagtaacatagactatattttattttggaaaaaatagggttccgtaataatatataaaaataattggcaaaacagcgtttgccgggtcagctagtgTCAAATATAGTTGAATCTGAACATTTTCCATGTGAACCGACATCAACAAATATGTACTTGTAGTTGGAGTCACAGGCGGCTAGCAAATTCATAGAGAAATACTCGTACTTTTTGTAGTTAAAATATAGAGAGCCGCTATGACACGGCTTTATCATCCTATTATGTTTGCCGTCCACTGCACCTATACAATTAGGAAAGGATCAGCATTTTCTAGAGAGCCTTTGCTAATGTTTTCCCAGTCTTCTGTTTGTAGTAGTAGTAGCTAGTATGATATCAGCCTAAGATAAGTTTcaagattttttgttttttgtactaGTATTACTTTGATACTTTTCTGTTACACATATGTGTACCTCGGTATCTtatattacctttttttaatgtatgtatggatgtttcaGGAGCTCAATGACGAAGAAATAGAAAGATTATTGAATGAAAGTGATTTCGATTTCTCTGGAGATGATGACGACGAGAGTTTGCCTCCAGAAGTTCAAAACCTTTAGCAGCTGGAGGAGCCATCTGAAGAACATACGGAAGAATTGGTGCAAAGTTCATCACGATTGTTTTGGCTTACTAAGATGTCATGCCGAGGTCCAGTCCAGATATAGCGGATGATGAACTGGTTTCCCAGGGCACCTCTGAATAAATGTGCTTTTTGAATATCTGAGGCATGATTTTAGGGATTTAGTAGCCGAGCAGACAAATTTGTACTCGATACAAAAACGTGATCTTAGATCAGTTATACAAATTCTTTTGAATTGATATGCTTCTCGGGTGTACTATTGATGATCGGGACACTAAGTATCCTCAGGGTAAGCTCTACTGGAATAGAGATTTGTGCGTGCCGATTATTCGCGAGACGATCACCCGGCAACGCTTCTATGAGCTTCGCAATTTTATTCACTTCACGAATGCAGAACTAGCCAATATAACTAGCCGACAAACTGTGAAAAATACGACCGCTCATAGAGTCCATCCTTTGGAAATGTCACAAATTATCACACTCAAAACATATGTCGATAGATCAGCAGATGATTCCCTTTTCCGGAATATCATCTTCTCACAACCGATACCAGAGGTGAGGCTAGACAATGTAGGGCATCTGCCTTGTTATGTTGAAGCGAAATTTGCGTCAAAATGTAGGCACCCGAcatgtacggtcgcgttcataattgcagtcatagttcgcaaaactttatagcttgcaccaatgctatcactcacacattcacacaaataacacaataaacaacaagcggtgaaacgttgggtaacgcgccatcaagaagagggtagtctaaaaagtcgaccgcgcagcgaccgtcgtccgctaataatcaacacagcgacacgccacacagcggagatccatggtggaacagtacgaaaataatagcttcataccgaccagaatatttgcggaacagttcgacacattagtggttactgttcgtcgagttttcatcgtgagggactacacaacaggcagccagcaagaaagccgtatttatccgaaataaataagcaaagacgtttagaatttgctcggcagtatttggatttttactGGAaagaagcgatatttacggacgaaaagttcgtttatgtcatcacaacacggtaggcttcatttatggcgaagaaatgcaactctgtatgaagaaaaaaatatagtgccaaatatggagtctggacacatatctataaatatgtggggctggatgagtgctgctggacctggggagcaggtgtggatagcaggacgcgctacagctgctcattatgtgcaagtgctgcaagaaaccatgttaccaactgtgcggtgtatttatacGATTGATGATAAGCCaataatatcatttgtgcaagacaactgccctgtgcatcgagtccatatagtgcgtgaaaggttctgccaatttatattaaaagtactaattatttggatagtattttaaggacagcttcaatatcttttctttatgaaaacgaataattaagctgtaaccttaataacaggagataagtggataatacaattagtgtaatatactatatatgtatagctttatataatcatcaatatgtaaataaaactataggtaaactgttttaataaaatttactaattttaattattgaatgttttattttgctccctctttattaaataaattatataaataaatttaatatttcttgcttatttccgtgtttgaagacacgggtaggtattgtaattcttagatatcagttagttagtcagtcagttacctagttcaaatggcaccttgaaacattaaaaattgtcagtaaaaaaattaaaaaaaaaatccttgaatatcttcggaatccaagtaacgctagtaactagaacaagcgagtgtgagcaagcgagattatctaaatatcttagatctcacttgctcacacgaaataataaaattgctacccaataactttcaaaggaaccactacctatgttagggtcgtgtgcagacaaactttcaaccttattgaaatgacataagtctggcagtcgcaggcttccctctataggcaaatcctatgcaaataatgagagacgacgatatctcgatcgacaattatcgggcccagttcggccatcgttgattaccgtctctttctgttttgttatgttatatgtcaaaGAATAATAGACTGTTTtccttagtaatcattggtattaaagaccgtattcatttgaaggaatatttattctttttaaatatgcatgtgtgtgtgtatctagtggaacctcagtgcacgctattttaacccgtaagaattttaaaactatgactgcagatatgaacgcgatcgtacctCACGCTGCCGCACCATGTGCGTAAAATGTAACATGTACCTATGTGTGCTAAAAAACAACTGCTTCAAAAGTTATGTGAGTGAGTGCCGCCAAGACAAGAATAAGGGAACTACAAAGGGttcaaaataaagtaattaaagcACTATTCTGTTACCCATACCTAACATCAACTCTTAAAATATTCAAGGAGACAAACATAATGAGCATTCGAcaactttatttatacagtacttgcattttaataaaaacgatCATCAGTAAAACCATTCACACcaatatatcttttattaaaagatcACAAGTCTCTAAGCGTAGTTTACGTCGTCCTAGTTTGCTTGTTTTGCAGAGAGCACGCAccaaacataaacaaaaaaatattacctttgAAGGAGCACTCATAACAAATTACCTCcacgtataaaaaatatagaactcCCCACAATCTTGCAAATCCGAGTtacgtgactatattattaaaaactgcTCACTCTATGAGAATTAGTTTTTagtatttgtttgttctttGCTTTATTCTTTGTGCTTGTTATCGttcaaccaaaaaaaaaatgtataatttaccCTGGATATTACCCTTAATTTAATACGGGACTGCTGTTTAGTTTTAAGAACTTTTATCTCTTTTGTTCTCATGTAAGTGGATTTTTGTAATCTTTTTtgagaataaattctttaaaccTAAAGCCACGGATACACTAGGGGACAAATGGAGCAACATGTTGCGGAACATGTTGCTCAACAACTACGTGGAATGTGCCGAGATACATGTCGCGGAACATTTTGTCGACCACACTTCTCAGTGTTTATAGAAATGTCGCCCGAGGAGGTTGTGGCTATTAGTGCTGCGTACATAGTAATTATATCGAGTGTGTTGAAACGTAAGAGAAAGAGAAGGTGGTGGATGCGGAATTTCTTATTACAACGAGAAAGAAGAGTAAATATTCTAAGTGATCTCCGAATGTCTGACGGATCGTTTGTGAATTTTACTCGCATGTCATCATCTGATTTTGAAACTTTGTTGCAAATGATCGCATCTTCCATAGCCAAACAGGATACAATATTACGAAACGCTATTAGTCCTCATATCAGACTTGCCATTACATTGAGGTACTTGTCGACTGGAGATTCTTATGCTTCTTTGTCGTACACTTTTCGAGTGTCAAAACAACTGATACGTAAAATAGTACCAGAAGTTTGTAAAgaactgataaataaattgaagatATGTGTAAAGGTAAGTTAAAGAAAacgcatatattttatttataattgtattttaatcttcagtaaaataaattttaaagagtACGAGATGGATATAGCGACCAACGtaaattaattagtattaGTGCCATCAATGCTATTAGTGTTCGAGGAATCCATAGTTTCAAGTATATCTTGTATAATATGCTCTTCAGAAGGCTCGGGGCTAATATCACTGGATGCAGTGCTATAGCCCTGTTGAACAACTGGCTGGCtttgattattataaattgtacgGTATTTTCCTAAGCGTGcatctaataaaatattattaatataatatttagccATAATTACACTGTGTTCGTCATTTAATGCACGTAACTCAGTTCCTACGTACTGTCCATAAACATCGAATTCATCTCGGGACATCATTCTGTTTTTAGCAGCATGCAGAACTTCATAAGCCTCCTCTAATCTATCTTCATTGGGGTGGCTCCTCTTGCGAGTTGGTCGCGACGATGAAGGTGTTGGTGCAGGGGTTGTAGGTTGCTCTGCTTGATCAATGGTAGATTGCGATTCTAGTTGATGAGGAGATTGAAATTCTGGAACGGTAGATTGAGACTGTAGAACGACATCTTCATCCGGAGACGAAATCGTGTTTTGGCTTTGTGGACtctgaaaaattaatgatataaatattaaatcaattattataataaggaTAGACTATAAAACACgtattgtattatttcaaaCATCTGTTAGACATGAATCCTTAATTATTAGTAcgtaaaaatagtatttaatgtttaataatttctttacagGTCCCAGCTACTGCAAATGAATGGAAAGCCAAGGCTAGAAGCTTTGAAAATATATGGAATTTTCCGCATTGCGTTGGATCTATAGACGGTAAACACGTTTTGATCCAAGCTCCTTCGAATTCTGGAAGTGACTATTTTAACTATAAAGAACAATTTAGTATTGTCCTATTGGGTATTGTCGAtgcaaattacaattttatctaTGCAAATTGTGGTgctaaagaaaaatcttctGACAGTGGAGTATTCCAAGAGACTGCTTTTTATAAAGCTTTGGCTGATAACCAACTCAACTGGCCGACTCCAGACCCAATACGACAAGATGGGCCGAATATGCCTTACGTACTTGTAGGAGACAGCGCCTTTGCACTGACAGAAAACATGATGAAGCCATATCCCGGTAATCATGACGTGGGTACAACAAGACGCATTTTCAACTATCGACTGTCAAGAGCTAGAAGAATTGTCGAAAATGTGTTCGGTATCTTAGGTGTTGTATTTCGTATATTCCGAACTCCCATAACCATCCTACCCTGTAATGCTGAACTTGTTGTAATGGCGTGCATATACCTCCATAATTTTTTAAGGCGAAATAGTCAATCGAGATCACTGTACAACCCACATGGAACTTTTGATTCTGAAAATGTGGATCACGATATTTTAGAAGGATCTTGGCGCAGAGAAGCTGGCTCTGTTAATATGTCGAATTTAAATGCTATGGGACGACGCTACCCTGAATCTGCTATGGaaataagaaacaaatttGCTGAATATTTCATGAGTGAAGAAGGACGTGTTCCCTGgcagaataatttttaaatgaataaactaGTATtgtactatattttttcttttaatgttattgaaCAACGTCAATCCTTTTAGAAGTGAAGTCTTGTGGGTGAGGTGTGTACAAATCTtagttaatgtaaataatacatattatattagtagtGATAaggtgaaataataataaaataagtgataagataaaaaaatacagcatCATATGGctagaaaaaaggaaatagaaatagaagaaagtttaaattaataaattaagtatgtataaatttagctacccgtgcgaagccggggcgggccgctagtaaatataaataaattagaaataaaaaagcataaCTTACGTTTGTGTCCAAAGTGTCCAAGCTTCCAGACGTTGTGGCTCCCTTTAGCAAAAATTTCATTGCATCATACGCAAACCATGCACTGGACTTCACGTCCTCTCGTCCACTGCCAGTAGTTTTTGACGATTTCACTTTCTTCCTTTCTCGGACAAATTGCGAACGCAGGGTATGTACTTTGGCTTCTATTTCTTTTCTAGGCAATTTAAGCGCCTTGGCAATATCCTCCCATGcatcatttttctttattttatttcgataGTCACGGTGTGAAGTATCCCATAACAAGTCACGACTTTCGTAAAGCTCAATAAGCAAAAGCACGGTATCATTTCCCCACACAACAGACATTTTAAAGGCACGTTGCGTACGCGACTATACTCGGTGACAAATGCCGCAACACTGACGCGGGACACATGCGCTCGCTCACGAGGCGGGAGCAAGCAACATGCCCCGCGTCACGTACAATGTTGTGGGTCATGTTGCGGGACACTATGCAACGTTGCAGCGTCACGTATATTTTGTGTTGCGCGTCATGTTGCGGGACAAAATGTTCCCTAGTGTATCCGGGGCTTAAAGTTATCACACTAACAAGAACTTTGGTCCTTGTTAATGTGGTAAGGCGATTAACACACTGCCCCGCATCATGCTGCATATTGCGTGTCGACGCACCTACGCGCGTTCCTGCGGGAGTGCAGATCTGCATCATCGTGCGGGTTTTTTGCGCACTCACGCGCGTAGGTGTGTTTTGTAGATTCACGCACGGCGGCTCTCATTTATTCGCCGTTCTCTGTGGTGGTCGTGCAGTACTGAGCATCACGATAGTCTtgataaaaatgattaatagtGTGGAACTTATTCATGACGCTGCCATTATACTAACTGTTTGGTATTTGTATGGTCGAATTAAAAGAAATCGTGCCCATAGAAGATACTGGGTACAAccttatttacaaacaagatCTTTAACCTTTAACTACCGTAGTGACCAAATTGGTAAACAAGTACCGTGGTGGTGTCTGGTAGACGTAATATTCAAAACggtttttctaaaaaaacttACCTTTCCTGATTTGACTGACCATACCTATGAATTAGAAGGCtattggtaaataaaataatataaatataataagaataacTTTTATTCTAAAAGTTTTAACACAAACCACACTATTTGAGatcaaaaattttcttttttaatggcACTGACATTGAAtcacattatttcaaaaatagaaaGTAGTAACTAtgttaaacatatattttcctaatatttaaacttcaaaCATTAGGATATACTGAGAAAAACTAGCCTAAAAtatactacaaaaaaaatcacaaggTTTAAAGTCTCATTATTTTGTATGATcacttaacaatattttaatactaagTAATTCTTTGTACTCGATCAGTCTTGCATTAATTTTCTATAATGAAGTCTTATATATTAGTCTTTTATCAAATACTTAACAGTAAATGTAGGAAATTAAaggaaataacaataaaaaatacaaattagcACCTTATTTGCAGTCATTGCAAATCTGATTACAGCAACTCAGGCACATAGGTGTTGAACAgatacaacaaaaatattttgttcgtCTTCTCATTTTACTTGGGCATATGGCACAAGTTTTTCGTACTTCAAGGGCTCCTGAAGTCGAAGCTGTCGAAGGAGCGGGGGGCATATTTGCTTTTCCAATTATTCTTTGAATAGTGAACCTCAGTTCTCTTGGAATTCTATCATTGTAAACTCTCAACTTGAGTTGAGGCAAAACTAATTCGCGAGCTAAACTGCGCAAAAAATCTCCTCGATTCATAGGTTTTGTATTTTCGCAATTTTCGCaatctttatataatatatatgcatTGACACCACTCATGTCAAGCAGCCGATAAAATATAACCATTGGCCAACGTCTAGTTCTACGAGAGCAAGAGTAGTTGGCACATTTCTTGTCTACCTCGTCAACACCTCCTTTTGTGTGATTATAATCAATGATTATCGCAGGTTTCTGCGTATCCAAATCAGTCTCCTTATTATGGTGCATTGATGAAATAACCAA
Above is a window of Amyelois transitella isolate CPQ chromosome 8, ilAmyTran1.1, whole genome shotgun sequence DNA encoding:
- the LOC106132806 gene encoding uncharacterized protein LOC106132806; translated protein: MEQHVAEHVAQQLRGMCRDTCRGTFCRPHFSVFIEMSPEEVVAISAAYIVIISSVLKRKRKRRWWMRNFLLQRERRVNILSDLRMSDGSFVNFTRMSSSDFETLLQMIASSIAKQDTILRNAISPHIRLAITLRYLSTGDSYASLSYTFRVSKQLIRKIVPEVCKELINKLKICVKVPATANEWKAKARSFENIWNFPHCVGSIDGKHVLIQAPSNSGSDYFNYKEQFSIVLLGIVDANYNFIYANCGAKEKSSDSGVFQETAFYKALADNQLNWPTPDPIRQDGPNMPYVLVGDSAFALTENMMKPYPGNHDVGTTRRIFNYRLSRARRIVENVFGILGVVFRIFRTPITILPCNAELVVMACIYLHNFLRRNSQSRSLYNPHGTFDSENVDHDILEGSWRREAGSVNMSNLNAMGRRYPESAMEIRNKFAEYFMSEEGRVPWQNNF
- the LOC132901978 gene encoding transcription factor Adf-1-like, with product MSVVWGNDTVLLLIELYESRDLLWDTSHRDYRNKIKKNDAWEDIAKALKLPRKEIEAKVHTLRSQFVRERKKVKSSKTTGSGREDVKSSAWFAYDAMKFLLKGATTSGSLDTLDTNSPQSQNTISSPDEDVVLQSQSTVPEFQSPHQLESQSTIDQAEQPTTPAPTPSSSRPTRKRSHPNEDRLEEAYEVLHAAKNRMMSRDEFDVYGQYVGTELRALNDEHSVIMAKYYINNILLDARLGKYRTIYNNQSQPVVQQGYSTASSDISPEPSEEHIIQDILETMDSSNTNSIDGTNTN